The following are encoded in a window of Peromyscus leucopus breed LL Stock chromosome X, UCI_PerLeu_2.1, whole genome shotgun sequence genomic DNA:
- the LOC114701273 gene encoding ferritin heavy polypeptide-like 17, whose protein sequence is MAEASSLVRLNYDQDCEDAVNSHIQQQLQASFVYLSMASCFDREDVALENLKRFFLSKSQRCKASAEMFMLLQNKCGGSIVLRNIPRPDHDSWHGGIHAMECALHMEMTINQSLLNLHELAKGKGSTYLCDFLENHCLDEQVQVLKEMSSNLSSLRQMEDPENGLAEHLLEKLSLS, encoded by the coding sequence ATGGCTGAAGCGTCCTCACTAGTCCGACTGAACTATGACCAAGACTGCGAGGACGCTGTCAACAGCCATATCCAGCAGCAGCTTCAGGCCTCCTTTGTGTACTTGTCTATGGCCTCCTGCTTTGACCGTGAAGACGTGGCCCTGGAGAATTTAAAGCGTTTCTTCCTGAGCAAGTCACAGAGATGCAAGGCCAGTGCCGAGATGTTCATGCTCCTGCAGAATAAGTGTGGAGGCAGCATCGTCCTTCGTAACATCCCAAGACCGGACCACGACAGTTGGCATGGGGGCATCCACGCCATGGAGTGTGCCCTCCACATGGAGATGACCATCAACCAGAGCCTGCTGAACCTGCATGAATTGGCCAAGGGAAAAGGCAGCACCTACCTCTGCGACTTCCTAGAGAATCACTGTCTGGATGAGCAGGTCCAAGTTCTGAAGGAGATGAGCAGCAATCTGAGCAGCCTGCGCCAGATGGAGGATCCAGAGAACGGCTTGGCTGAGCACCTCTTGGAAAAGCTCAGCCTGTCCTAA